gggggaagacAGAAGGGAGTAAGTCTGGACCAGGTGATCGAGTACTAACAAACCTCCAAGGGGCTGCCGGGTTCTATCAGTGTGCACAGGATCAGCGATCCGACCATGGTGCCAGCGCGCTGCCCGGGACCCTGTGCCATCCTGGCACTGGTCCTCCTCTTGGGATGCGGCGTGGCTTTCTGCCTCGGCCAGAACGACACGGAGCCCATCGTGCTTGAGGGGAAGTGTCTTGTGGTGTGCGACTCGAACCCTTCTTCGGACGGAGCGGTCACCTCCTCACTTGGCATATCAGTCCGCTCTGCTGGGGCAAAGGTGGCGTTTTCCGCCGTGCGTGGAACCAACCATGAGCCGTCAGAGATGAGCAACACTTCTATGACCATCTACTTTGACCAGGTCAGATGTCCACTGAATTAAACACTAACAGAGTCCAGCAATAGTCGAATATGAATCAGATTTGGACCAATATCTTAGCTCCATTACTATTTTTCTCTTAGTTGTTTTATTCTCTTCACATCATATATTCTGTCTAATTACCGTGGGCGTGTAGAACTTGTTTAGGTTGATGTTTCATTGATTTCATATCACTACTTTGAGCACCGTGTAATCTGAGCCCCGAGTATCCATGACCTGAAGACTACAATGATGCTTTCCTTTGAAAAGGTTCATTTAATGCTGTGCGTAATTGGCGTGTTTTTGAGATGCGCTGCCAAAACAAGTGATCCTCCATGCAAGATCCTTTTACCACATATACATTTTAGGCCTTGACCGAATTTACATGtatattgttttgcttttggttGGATATTCCAAAATGTTTTTACGGCTCCAGTCTCTGGATAGCGGCCTGTTATAGTATACGCACCGAACTGGGAACCATCCCAAACTGTGTCTGAGTGCAACCGAAACATTTGGCATAGCCTACCAGGGTTTGATTGATACGCCACTCCGTAGTCACCATGCGTAGCAGGGACCCACAATACATTACCTCAAAACCAGCTGTTATGTTAAGTGAAGCATgcacatggaaaaaaaataaagcgcTTTCTCATTGTGCGCCCTTTTTGGTCACAGGTTTTAGTGAACATCGGCAACCATTTCGATCTCAAAGCAAGTGTTTTCCAGGCTCCAAGAAGGGGGATATATAGTTTCAGCTTTCACGTGGTGAAGGTCTACAACAGACAAACCATCCAGGTGAGCGATTATCAAACAGTTGGTCCATATACTCAGATTTAATAGGTGACATTTCAGTGCACGGTCGGATAAGCATGATACTAAACTAGAAGCCTGTCTCTCCCCTTCCCTGCAGGTGAACCTGATGCAAAATGATTACCCTGTTATATCAGCATTCGCTGGTGACCAGGACGTTACGAGAGAGGCGGCCAGTAACGGAGTACTGCTCATGGTTGAACGGGAGGACCGCGTTTATCTGAAGCTGGAACGGGGCACCTTAATGGGCGGATGGAAATACTCCACCTTCTCAGGCTTTCTAGTCTTTCCTCTATAATCTAATAATCTGCGATGATCCAAGTCGCACGGGACTCTGCTTAGGTCGA
Above is a window of Scomber scombrus chromosome 20, fScoSco1.1, whole genome shotgun sequence DNA encoding:
- the cbln2b gene encoding cerebellin-2b, which produces MVPARCPGPCAILALVLLLGCGVAFCLGQNDTEPIVLEGKCLVVCDSNPSSDGAVTSSLGISVRSAGAKVAFSAVRGTNHEPSEMSNTSMTIYFDQVLVNIGNHFDLKASVFQAPRRGIYSFSFHVVKVYNRQTIQVNLMQNDYPVISAFAGDQDVTREAASNGVLLMVEREDRVYLKLERGTLMGGWKYSTFSGFLVFPL